Proteins encoded in a region of the Devosia sp. RR2S18 genome:
- a CDS encoding GGDEF domain-containing protein, producing the protein MRSTIITFPLDYGLRIDYREATMGLDNSTLFVANIVILLVSVAAYMGVWLRSPADRHWLSWIAANFALAAGLVLYLTAPDLPPHLAVWPDALLIAGFSLRLAAARQFSGRSVQNMMVWAPAPAFIVLALLSSDRAANYSAANVVLTAQAFLVAYEFWRDRHDGLLSRIGLIGAYLFMAISFGARALQGIAAADQISSYIPYDTLLEVHLIVALFHLATGTLLVLSLASERAADDLRRAAMMDPLTGLSNRRAFDAYLRSKLEAGSSQFALVLFDIDHFKRVNDRHGHAAGDVVLRRIAALLLQGISNGDFVARIGGEEFAVILSDVEADQAFEATERLRKSIATASVTQDGVAIEVTASAGICHSTQGHDYDGLLEAADHQLYRAKRRGRNRTCQRGHETNVHHSGNAGLVETNRASVQPR; encoded by the coding sequence TTGAGAAGCACTATAATAACCTTCCCGCTCGACTATGGGCTCCGAATTGACTACCGGGAGGCGACCATGGGGCTGGACAACTCGACCTTGTTCGTGGCGAACATTGTCATCCTGCTCGTATCGGTCGCAGCCTATATGGGGGTGTGGTTACGCTCTCCAGCAGACCGCCATTGGCTGAGCTGGATCGCTGCCAACTTCGCTCTTGCGGCTGGGCTGGTCCTCTATCTCACCGCACCAGATCTACCCCCGCATTTGGCGGTTTGGCCGGATGCGCTCCTGATTGCGGGGTTCAGCCTCCGTCTTGCCGCAGCTCGACAGTTTAGCGGACGATCCGTTCAGAATATGATGGTGTGGGCGCCGGCTCCTGCCTTCATTGTCCTCGCGCTGCTCTCATCAGACCGCGCCGCCAACTATTCAGCGGCCAATGTTGTGCTGACTGCCCAAGCCTTCCTTGTGGCCTACGAGTTCTGGCGTGACCGCCATGACGGGCTCCTGTCCCGAATTGGTCTGATCGGCGCCTATCTATTTATGGCGATCTCGTTTGGCGCCCGGGCCCTCCAAGGCATCGCCGCCGCAGATCAGATCAGCAGCTACATTCCGTACGACACCCTCCTGGAGGTGCACCTCATTGTAGCCCTCTTCCACCTCGCCACCGGCACTCTTCTCGTGCTCTCGCTGGCTTCGGAGCGTGCTGCCGACGATTTGCGGCGGGCCGCGATGATGGATCCGCTGACTGGACTCAGCAACCGCCGGGCTTTCGATGCGTATCTTCGAAGCAAGCTGGAGGCCGGCTCCAGCCAGTTCGCTCTGGTGCTGTTCGACATCGACCACTTCAAGAGGGTCAACGACCGGCATGGTCATGCCGCAGGAGATGTCGTGCTGAGAAGAATTGCCGCTCTTCTCCTTCAGGGGATCAGCAATGGTGATTTTGTTGCTCGCATAGGTGGAGAGGAGTTCGCTGTGATCCTTTCCGACGTGGAGGCTGATCAAGCGTTCGAAGCGACAGAGCGTTTGAGGAAGTCCATCGCAACAGCAAGTGTTACCCAGGACGGGGTAGCCATTGAGGTGACCGCCAGTGCGGGCATCTGTCATTCCACACAAGGGCATGACTACGACGGCTTGCTTGAGGCTGCAGATCACCAGCTTTACCGGGCGAAAAGGAGGGGGCGGAACCGAACTTGTCAGCGAGGCCATGAGACGAACGTCCACCACTCAGGGAATGCTGGCTTGGTTGAGACTAACAGGGCCTCAGTGCAGCCCCGCTGA